The following proteins are encoded in a genomic region of Xanthomonas cassavae CFBP 4642:
- the metK gene encoding methionine adenosyltransferase, with protein sequence MSSYLFTSESVSEGHPDKIADQISDAVLDAILAQDKRARVACETMVKTGVAIVAGEVTTSAWIDLEALTRKVILDIGYNSSEVGFDGETCGVLNLIGKQSPDINQGVDRKKPEEQGAGDQGLMFGYATNETDSYMPAAIHLSHRLVEQQAKIRKKKNSALSWLRPDAKSQVTLRYEGGVATAIDAVVLSTQHDPGIKQKDLIEAVREEILKPVLPAKWLHKGTKFHINPTGKFVIGGPVGDCGLTGRKIIVDTYGGWARHGGGAFSGKDPSKVDRSAAYAARYVAKNVVAAGLADRCEVQVSYAIGVAEPTSISVTTFGTGKIADEQIEKLIRTHFDLRPFGIIQMLDLIHPMYQQTASYGHFGRKPKDFTYTDGAGAQHSATSFSWEKTDRADALRTDAKLK encoded by the coding sequence ATGTCCAGCTACCTGTTCACCTCCGAATCGGTCTCCGAAGGCCATCCGGACAAGATTGCCGACCAGATTTCCGATGCCGTCCTGGATGCCATCCTGGCCCAGGACAAGCGCGCCCGCGTGGCCTGCGAGACGATGGTCAAGACCGGCGTGGCGATCGTGGCCGGCGAAGTGACCACCAGCGCCTGGATCGACCTGGAAGCGCTGACCCGCAAGGTGATCCTGGACATCGGCTACAACAGTTCCGAGGTCGGCTTCGACGGCGAGACCTGCGGCGTGCTCAACCTGATCGGCAAGCAGTCGCCGGACATCAACCAGGGCGTGGACCGCAAGAAGCCCGAAGAACAGGGCGCTGGCGACCAGGGCCTGATGTTCGGCTATGCCACCAACGAGACCGACAGCTACATGCCGGCGGCGATCCACCTCTCGCACCGCCTGGTCGAGCAGCAGGCCAAGATCCGCAAGAAGAAAAACTCGGCACTGTCCTGGCTGCGTCCGGATGCCAAGTCGCAGGTCACCCTGCGCTATGAAGGCGGCGTGGCGACTGCGATCGACGCAGTGGTGCTGTCGACCCAGCACGATCCGGGCATCAAGCAGAAGGACCTGATCGAAGCGGTGCGCGAGGAAATCCTCAAGCCGGTGCTGCCGGCCAAGTGGCTGCACAAGGGCACCAAGTTCCACATCAACCCGACCGGCAAGTTCGTGATCGGCGGCCCGGTGGGCGATTGCGGCCTGACCGGTCGCAAGATCATCGTCGACACCTACGGCGGCTGGGCCCGTCACGGTGGCGGCGCATTCTCGGGCAAGGATCCGTCCAAGGTCGACCGTTCGGCCGCCTATGCCGCGCGCTATGTGGCCAAGAACGTGGTGGCTGCGGGTCTGGCCGACCGTTGCGAAGTGCAGGTCTCCTATGCCATCGGCGTGGCCGAGCCGACCTCGATTTCGGTCACCACCTTCGGCACCGGCAAGATCGCCGACGAGCAGATCGAGAAGCTGATCCGCACGCACTTCGACTTGCGTCCGTTTGGCATCATCCAGATGCTCGACCTGATCCACCCGATGTACCAGCAGACCGCGTCCTACGGTCACTTCGGCCGCAAGCCGAAGGACTTCACCTACACCGACGGTGCCGGCGCGCAGCATTCCGCCACCTCGTTCTCGTGGGAGAAGACCGACCGCGCCGACGCCCTGCGCACCGATGCAAAGCTGAAGTAA